Proteins from a single region of Desulfovibrio sp. JC022:
- a CDS encoding HAMP domain-containing sensor histidine kinase produces MCSLTKKTKKLFSSYRIISAYFLLFVCSTLCLFAMSTFMLDYQLTQMERERISERVSTYNKTYDTKGLESLLRTIRSQHKANTFSNIFIHLTDANGKTVWLTIPQELDELEWTPLQLKAIPNQPGWHPLDLPTMNDLDILVTPLKTGYTLHIGRTTDRQEFMVEGLQSVFIIVLGGVIILGIIGGIMFSRHVLRPVRELAATAKNVSSGDMKSRVPVFEKSGEIRELTELFNLMMERIEILITAMRDTLGNVSHDLKTPLARMKARIEQTLLSDSSAEEQREVLMDCAEDIERIDKLINMLMDITEAETGQMHLSPEPLSCMALIEETLDLYEIIAEDRNIHITNHANNYMISADRQRTLQVIGNLTDNALKYTPEGGKIIFKTRLENNFTIISIQDNGPGIPEEERDRIFEKLYREDKSRSTKGVGLGLSLVRAVMQAHGGSVTVHDAPEGGSLFEIRFPRN; encoded by the coding sequence ATGTGCTCACTGACAAAAAAGACTAAAAAACTTTTTTCTTCCTACCGGATAATCTCCGCCTATTTCCTGCTCTTTGTGTGCAGCACGCTTTGCCTATTCGCCATGAGTACCTTCATGCTTGATTACCAACTGACCCAAATGGAACGGGAACGTATATCCGAGCGGGTATCAACCTATAATAAAACATATGATACCAAGGGGCTTGAATCCCTGCTGCGCACTATCCGCTCCCAGCATAAAGCCAATACATTCAGTAATATTTTCATCCATTTAACGGACGCGAACGGCAAAACAGTCTGGCTGACCATACCGCAGGAACTTGACGAGCTGGAGTGGACCCCGCTCCAACTGAAGGCCATACCAAATCAACCCGGATGGCACCCGCTGGATCTGCCCACAATGAACGATCTGGATATTCTCGTTACCCCGCTTAAAACCGGATACACCCTGCATATCGGACGCACTACCGACCGACAGGAATTCATGGTTGAAGGGCTGCAAAGTGTATTCATAATAGTCCTTGGCGGAGTGATAATTCTAGGCATCATCGGGGGGATAATGTTTTCCCGTCATGTGCTGCGCCCGGTTCGAGAGCTGGCCGCGACGGCAAAAAATGTTTCTTCCGGCGACATGAAAAGTAGGGTTCCGGTATTTGAAAAAAGCGGAGAAATACGCGAGCTGACCGAACTTTTTAACCTCATGATGGAACGGATTGAAATCCTGATCACAGCCATGCGCGACACGTTAGGCAATGTCAGCCACGATTTGAAAACCCCACTGGCCCGAATGAAGGCTCGCATTGAACAAACCCTGCTGTCTGACTCATCCGCAGAAGAGCAACGGGAAGTACTCATGGATTGTGCCGAAGATATTGAGCGCATCGACAAACTCATTAACATGCTCATGGATATTACCGAGGCTGAAACAGGACAGATGCACCTTTCTCCGGAACCACTTTCCTGCATGGCACTAATAGAAGAGACGCTTGATTTGTATGAAATAATTGCTGAAGACCGAAACATCCACATAACCAATCATGCAAATAATTATATGATTTCAGCAGACCGCCAGCGAACATTGCAGGTTATTGGAAACCTGACCGATAACGCTCTCAAGTACACTCCCGAAGGCGGTAAGATTATTTTCAAAACCAGACTTGAAAACAATTTCACAATAATCTCCATTCAAGACAATGGACCGGGTATCCCGGAAGAAGAGCGAGACCGCATTTTTGAAAAGCTGTACCGGGAAGATAAAAGCCGCTCTACAAAAGGCGTAGGGCTGGGCTTAAGTCTTGTGCGCGCCGTAATGCAGGCCCATGGAGGCAGCGTAACTGTTCACGATGCCCCGGAAGGCGGCAGTCTTTTTGAAATCCGTTTTCCAAGAAACTAA
- a CDS encoding dual specificity protein phosphatase family protein: protein MSEQNSGHAYKPTWVTDQLAVGCAPMSHAQLDSLKAQGIDGIINLCGEFCDLHEIEQSAGFEVYYLPLEDEEAPGLVELENGLEWLDEAIYLGKKVLIHCRHGIGRTGTVLNAYLLRRGLGHKLAGRKMKDLRSKPANFSQWWTIRKYGRRSGRLTARTPCVEFKRKVDLSPFFNDYLELAGSVEQRAVKFKDLQQCGLDHDRCCRTPLNMTLAEALHLSHCVNLELSHEDRLAVIEKAVVTARAEKKAMRELSADNEAGFCLSGVDSVCPLLEDEKCRLFDYRPLQCRAFGLDSSENGQLWRDVLSPGLDKISREIWFACTGAMQEDKLPTFSLPDVVSGKFIEILFKMMMAQGIDEVI, encoded by the coding sequence ATGTCTGAGCAGAATAGCGGTCATGCCTATAAACCGACATGGGTGACCGACCAGCTTGCGGTGGGATGTGCACCCATGAGCCATGCCCAGCTTGATTCCCTTAAAGCGCAGGGCATCGATGGTATTATCAATCTTTGCGGTGAGTTCTGCGACCTGCATGAAATCGAGCAAAGTGCCGGATTTGAGGTTTATTATCTGCCCCTTGAGGACGAAGAAGCACCGGGACTGGTGGAACTGGAGAACGGGCTTGAATGGCTTGATGAGGCCATTTATCTGGGTAAGAAGGTGCTTATCCATTGCCGCCACGGTATCGGCAGGACCGGAACCGTGCTGAATGCCTACCTGTTGCGGCGTGGGCTGGGTCATAAGCTGGCTGGACGCAAGATGAAGGACCTGCGTTCCAAACCCGCTAATTTTTCCCAGTGGTGGACCATTCGCAAGTATGGGCGCAGAAGCGGCAGGTTGACCGCTCGCACTCCTTGTGTGGAATTCAAGCGCAAGGTCGACCTTTCTCCGTTTTTTAATGATTACCTTGAACTGGCTGGCAGTGTGGAGCAGCGGGCTGTAAAATTTAAAGATCTTCAGCAATGCGGGTTGGATCATGATCGCTGCTGCCGCACCCCGCTGAACATGACTCTGGCTGAGGCCCTTCACCTGAGCCATTGCGTTAACCTTGAGCTTTCCCATGAGGATAGGCTGGCAGTGATTGAAAAAGCCGTGGTTACTGCACGGGCTGAAAAAAAGGCCATGCGGGAGTTGTCCGCAGACAACGAAGCGGGGTTCTGTCTTTCCGGTGTGGATTCTGTCTGTCCGTTGCTGGAAGATGAGAAATGCCGACTTTTTGATTACCGCCCCTTGCAATGTCGTGCTTTCGGATTGGATAGCTCCGAGAACGGGCAGTTGTGGCGTGATGTGCTCAGTCCCGGACTGGATAAAATTTCGAGGGAAATCTGGTTTGCCTGCACCGGGGCCATGCAGGAGGATAAGCTCCCCACGTTTTCCCTGCCGGATGTTGTTTCCGGTAAATTCATTGAGATTCTTTTTAAGATGATGATGGCACAGGGGATTGATGAAGTTATTTAG
- a CDS encoding PEP/pyruvate-binding domain-containing protein — protein sequence MLPFDNWKFWAESLLAPRALLQRKYEAFKILLEYDSQALDFIADLEELFYGKTLADRMQVNCSYKQLAQAVYGMIGELQQMHPYRFRELLEEVKRIDSMAQGVVALPVPDSGTPYTVPLAAAGECPQLAGGKAANLGRVHGLGHVEALPGFVVTANAFQAYLDYNNLREAVNKRLCHMEVGNVRLLSSLTLELQELLLNGEVPPGVAGEIERGLGIYLDGTGRLAVRSSALAEDSEISFAGQYASELDVHPDDVLEAYKRVLAGKYCPRAVSYRISNGLTDDDTAMAVLIVPMIDARSSGVVYSMDPDCLSRDSVGIYGVSGLGGSLVDGSVVPVKASLHRGKEPRLVSECAFDRAALPDERMLIQLAKCGLKLEEQFGCPQDMEWAVDKDGQFHILQTRPLQQEADGQSVAHVPIAAMPIIENLERAAGGAGCGEIYFARSGEEIARIPEGAIVVTPALKPALLTFATKINGVLSVAGSRASHFGSVAREMGIPVLVGDVLDRFEPGQLVTVDGMSGAVYSGCVEEVLTRNCCDRQVSPRVLDLYADMVSPLVHLNLVDPQDENFSPSGCKSMHDLVRYCHEMAVQEMFSLIDKRGLGMGNSKRLATSLPLVVYLIDLERGLDSGVEQKKEIQPDDVRSVPMQAFWQGLADERVVWPEEMTHVDWEDFDRMSAGILSKDSKLLASYGLLAEDYLHLLVRFGYHFSEVDSLCGDISGQNYIKFRFKGGGAGFDNRVLRLEFIRKALDHYGFEIEIHGDTLQAFSSRLDSTATSRQLTVLGYLMAVTRMMDMRLDNAGQVEAELKKFISAVEGIDV from the coding sequence ATGCTTCCATTCGATAATTGGAAATTCTGGGCCGAATCATTACTGGCTCCGCGAGCTTTGCTGCAACGGAAGTATGAGGCGTTCAAGATTCTGTTGGAATATGATTCTCAAGCCCTTGATTTTATAGCTGACCTTGAGGAGTTGTTTTACGGGAAAACACTTGCGGACCGCATGCAGGTTAACTGCTCGTATAAGCAGTTGGCGCAGGCTGTTTACGGAATGATCGGAGAGTTGCAGCAAATGCATCCGTACAGGTTTCGCGAATTATTAGAAGAAGTTAAGCGTATTGATTCAATGGCCCAAGGAGTTGTAGCCCTGCCTGTGCCTGATTCAGGTACTCCATATACAGTGCCTCTTGCCGCAGCCGGGGAGTGCCCGCAGCTGGCAGGAGGCAAGGCGGCTAATCTTGGTCGGGTGCACGGGCTGGGGCATGTGGAAGCCCTTCCCGGATTTGTGGTCACTGCCAATGCTTTTCAGGCTTACCTGGACTACAACAACCTGCGCGAGGCTGTGAATAAGAGGCTTTGCCACATGGAAGTAGGCAATGTGCGCTTGCTGTCCTCCTTGACCCTTGAGCTGCAAGAGCTGCTTCTTAACGGGGAAGTGCCGCCCGGAGTTGCCGGGGAGATTGAACGCGGACTGGGAATTTATCTGGACGGAACAGGGAGGCTGGCCGTGCGTTCCAGTGCCTTGGCTGAGGACAGTGAAATATCATTTGCCGGACAATACGCCAGTGAGCTTGATGTTCATCCTGATGATGTGCTGGAAGCGTACAAGAGGGTGCTGGCCGGGAAGTATTGCCCCCGTGCTGTGTCCTACCGTATTTCCAATGGCTTGACCGATGATGATACTGCCATGGCGGTGCTCATCGTACCCATGATAGATGCCCGCAGTTCCGGGGTCGTTTATTCCATGGACCCGGATTGCCTCAGCAGGGACAGTGTGGGGATTTACGGTGTATCCGGACTTGGCGGCTCTCTTGTGGACGGAAGCGTTGTTCCGGTTAAGGCATCATTGCATCGTGGCAAAGAGCCTCGGCTGGTCAGTGAATGCGCTTTTGACCGTGCCGCTTTGCCTGACGAACGTATGCTCATTCAACTTGCAAAATGCGGATTGAAGCTGGAAGAGCAGTTCGGCTGTCCGCAGGACATGGAATGGGCTGTGGATAAGGATGGACAATTTCACATTCTTCAGACCCGCCCTTTGCAGCAGGAAGCTGACGGGCAGAGTGTTGCTCACGTCCCCATCGCAGCTATGCCGATTATTGAAAATTTGGAAAGGGCGGCCGGAGGCGCGGGGTGCGGTGAAATTTATTTTGCACGCAGCGGTGAGGAGATCGCCCGTATTCCTGAAGGGGCTATTGTGGTAACTCCGGCTTTGAAGCCTGCACTGTTGACCTTTGCCACTAAAATAAACGGGGTTCTTTCCGTTGCCGGAAGCAGGGCCAGCCATTTTGGTTCCGTGGCAAGGGAGATGGGAATTCCCGTGCTGGTGGGAGATGTGCTGGACCGCTTTGAGCCGGGGCAGTTGGTCACAGTAGACGGCATGTCCGGGGCAGTTTACAGCGGCTGTGTTGAGGAGGTGCTAACCCGTAATTGCTGTGATAGGCAGGTTTCTCCCCGTGTTCTTGATCTGTATGCGGATATGGTTTCTCCGCTGGTACATCTGAACCTTGTTGATCCTCAAGATGAAAATTTCAGTCCGTCCGGGTGTAAATCCATGCATGATCTTGTGCGTTATTGCCATGAGATGGCAGTACAGGAAATGTTTTCGCTGATAGATAAACGCGGACTGGGCATGGGCAATTCAAAGCGGCTTGCAACCTCTCTGCCGCTGGTGGTGTATCTGATTGATCTGGAGCGGGGACTTGATTCCGGAGTTGAGCAGAAAAAAGAAATTCAACCGGATGATGTGCGCAGCGTTCCCATGCAGGCATTCTGGCAGGGGCTTGCCGATGAGCGGGTAGTATGGCCCGAGGAAATGACCCATGTGGACTGGGAGGATTTCGATCGTATGTCCGCCGGGATTCTCAGCAAGGACTCCAAACTGCTTGCCAGTTACGGACTGCTTGCCGAAGATTACCTGCATTTGCTGGTTCGGTTCGGTTATCATTTTTCCGAGGTGGATTCCCTGTGCGGAGATATTTCCGGGCAGAATTATATCAAGTTTCGTTTCAAGGGAGGCGGGGCCGGATTTGATAACCGGGTTCTGCGTTTAGAATTTATACGCAAGGCCCTTGATCATTATGGATTTGAGATTGAAATACACGGAGATACGTTGCAGGCTTTCAGCTCCCGTCTTGATTCAACTGCCACTTCGCGCCAGCTTACGGTTCTGGGTTATTTGATGGCAGTAACCCGGATGATGGATATGCGGCTTGATAATGCCGGGCAGGTGGAAGCGGAACTTAAGAAATTTATATCGGCAGTGGAGGGAATTGATGTCTGA
- a CDS encoding hybrid sensor histidine kinase/response regulator, with protein MNYIKKWWLALCFISLTIILTTIIIIPHSTTSRNALSGLARDIMLNISAYTLDKSESYLRPAENAAELTRFLADSNIVSSDNYENMIKYFSEQLSLYRQLSGIYYGTIKGEFFMVSRSDDKIKNGLLSKTILFENGARKVTKIWSTADQKIMQRDLVPLDKYDPRKRPWFIEALMANDVIWTEPYIFFTSQEPGITTASPVYNKKGELQGVVGVDITIAELSTFLSTLSIGRNGKAFIVDTSGNVVAFPDLEALKQTSQNNKIRLSKINELSDPACRKAYKSLKLSPDQLPQKPVFTSFEHQGSRYNAVFTPFKNAHWPWIIGLYIPENDYLGEIKEDHRLSLVTAALAILLSGLIGWIVARKINAAKEEAIAANHAKSHFLAVMSHEIRTPMNVILGTTDLLKDSTPREDQKKYIKLLDNAGEGLLSLINDILDMSKVEAGLLDLESINFNPSKIMRQCCNVFEHSASNKGIELACRIDGKLPDLVEGDPVRVKQVLLNLIGNAVKFTDSGGVYVQAGHTILADGKVELQFEIQDTGPGIPENRQDAIFEHFTQADNSITREYQGTGLGLSISKKLCELMNGNITVSSSPGNGSTFIFTITLKEIPASAASEDNTDKLTENRTLPRKVLLIEDNKSNRLLFKHFISESPHTMKCASNGEEGIELYKEFQPDIIFMDIEMPVMDGYKATEEIRDWERIIGLSPVPIIALSAHAIKGTAESARNAGCSSYMTKPITKLQFLERIERKNYS; from the coding sequence ATGAATTATATAAAAAAATGGTGGCTGGCTTTATGCTTTATCTCGCTGACAATAATCCTCACCACGATAATCATTATCCCCCACTCCACTACCTCCCGCAACGCCTTGTCCGGACTGGCCCGTGATATTATGCTTAATATTTCGGCCTATACGCTGGACAAATCCGAAAGCTACCTGCGTCCTGCGGAGAATGCTGCCGAGCTGACCCGTTTCCTAGCGGACAGCAATATTGTCAGCAGTGATAATTATGAAAATATGATCAAATATTTCAGCGAACAACTTTCCCTCTACCGGCAGCTTTCAGGCATTTACTACGGTACCATCAAGGGTGAATTTTTCATGGTGTCCCGCTCCGATGATAAAATCAAAAACGGGTTACTTTCAAAAACAATTCTTTTTGAAAACGGAGCAAGAAAAGTAACCAAAATATGGAGCACCGCTGATCAAAAGATTATGCAAAGAGATCTGGTTCCTCTGGATAAATACGATCCCCGGAAGCGGCCGTGGTTCATTGAAGCACTTATGGCTAATGATGTAATATGGACCGAACCATACATTTTTTTCACCAGCCAAGAACCGGGCATAACCACAGCAAGCCCGGTCTACAATAAAAAAGGGGAGCTTCAAGGCGTTGTCGGAGTGGATATTACTATTGCGGAACTTTCAACATTTTTAAGCACCCTGAGCATAGGGCGCAACGGCAAAGCCTTTATAGTAGACACAAGCGGCAATGTTGTGGCCTTTCCCGACCTTGAAGCTTTGAAACAAACCTCGCAGAATAATAAAATCCGCTTAAGTAAAATTAACGAACTCTCCGACCCTGCATGCCGCAAGGCTTATAAATCTTTAAAACTCTCCCCGGATCAACTTCCGCAAAAACCTGTATTCACATCCTTCGAGCATCAGGGATCACGTTATAATGCAGTCTTCACTCCCTTCAAAAATGCCCATTGGCCTTGGATCATCGGACTATACATCCCGGAAAATGACTATCTGGGAGAAATTAAGGAAGATCACAGACTCAGTCTCGTAACCGCAGCTCTGGCAATTCTGCTCTCAGGATTAATCGGCTGGATTGTAGCCCGTAAAATCAATGCAGCTAAAGAGGAAGCCATAGCTGCAAACCATGCCAAGAGCCATTTTCTGGCTGTTATGAGCCATGAAATAAGAACCCCCATGAACGTAATCCTCGGAACAACCGACCTGCTCAAGGATTCCACTCCTCGCGAAGACCAGAAGAAATATATCAAACTTCTCGATAACGCCGGAGAAGGATTGCTTTCCCTGATCAACGATATCCTCGACATGTCCAAGGTGGAAGCAGGATTACTTGACTTAGAAAGTATTAATTTCAACCCTTCAAAAATCATGCGCCAGTGCTGCAATGTTTTTGAACACTCAGCATCAAACAAAGGGATTGAGCTGGCCTGCCGAATTGACGGAAAACTTCCGGACCTTGTCGAAGGTGATCCTGTAAGGGTTAAGCAGGTACTGCTGAACCTCATCGGCAACGCAGTAAAATTTACCGATTCAGGGGGAGTTTACGTACAAGCCGGACACACAATTCTTGCAGACGGCAAGGTCGAATTACAATTTGAGATTCAAGATACCGGACCGGGAATCCCCGAAAACAGGCAGGATGCAATATTTGAACACTTTACTCAGGCAGATAACTCCATAACCCGTGAATATCAGGGAACCGGGCTGGGACTTTCAATCAGTAAAAAACTATGTGAATTGATGAACGGCAACATAACAGTCTCCAGTTCACCGGGGAATGGCAGCACATTTATCTTTACCATTACACTTAAAGAAATTCCGGCCTCCGCTGCATCAGAAGATAATACAGACAAGCTGACTGAAAATAGAACTCTGCCCCGCAAGGTATTGCTTATCGAAGACAACAAAAGCAACCGCCTTCTTTTCAAGCACTTCATTTCCGAATCCCCTCACACTATGAAATGTGCGTCAAACGGGGAAGAAGGCATTGAATTATATAAAGAGTTTCAGCCTGATATAATTTTCATGGATATAGAAATGCCCGTAATGGATGGCTATAAGGCCACTGAAGAAATTCGCGACTGGGAACGGATCATAGGTTTATCCCCTGTACCGATTATTGCTCTTTCCGCCCATGCAATCAAAGGCACAGCTGAATCAGCCCGCAATGCCGGATGCTCCAGCTACATGACCAAACCAATCACAAAATTACAATTTCTCGAACGTATCGAAAGAAAAAATTATTCATAA
- a CDS encoding desulfoferrodoxin family protein → MNSRRKFMAMSAAATAAILMPVTNAAAGKSRKYPSNVVYTRKDPGVWSKKAGSHLPQVEVKNGKVIIRTLHPMTEKHYIVRHTLVDADGNIIGTKTFSNTDEKAVSRFKIPAGSKGKKFFATSFCNKHDFWISPVTL, encoded by the coding sequence ATGAATTCCAGAAGAAAATTCATGGCTATGTCCGCCGCAGCCACAGCGGCAATCCTCATGCCGGTAACCAACGCCGCTGCCGGAAAGAGCCGCAAATACCCTTCCAACGTTGTTTACACCCGAAAAGATCCGGGCGTATGGAGTAAAAAGGCCGGATCACACCTTCCACAAGTGGAGGTAAAAAACGGCAAAGTAATCATCCGCACCCTGCATCCCATGACCGAAAAACATTATATTGTCCGCCACACTCTGGTGGATGCAGATGGCAATATTATCGGCACAAAGACCTTTTCCAATACCGACGAGAAAGCTGTATCCCGTTTCAAAATTCCAGCCGGCAGCAAGGGTAAAAAATTCTTTGCTACCAGCTTCTGTAACAAGCATGATTTCTGGATTTCCCCGGTAACACTATAG
- a CDS encoding rhodanese-like domain-containing protein has product MYFKQLTTEGLGCYSYVIGCPAAGEMLIVDPRRDVQEYLDISREEGMKITRVINTHVHADHVGGEQELKSIVGAELFIHENAEVGYEHKPIKEGDTITVGAAKLDFLHTPGHTPNAISIMVTDIMRGNEPWMILTGDLLFVGDIGRPDLPGDEILDEQVANLYDSLYVKLGKLPDYLEVYPAHGQGSLCGKGMSAKPSTTLGYERRYNPMLQFENFEDFKAKVLESFPSRPKSFTHIINTNFKGAPLLERCPLDRAMNPEKFKQMIDQGCTVIDVRDAAGFGGFHIPGSINIGLEKQLANWVGMAVEPDSDLLLVVNSKEDYARMCTELHRIGYDRIFGYLHGGISAWLMAGYPVENLAQKSAKQLRDAMAEGKDFTLLDVRTPAEIAGGRIKGSMHKPFAKVLDEGIDVEKNTPVIVMCGSGYRSNIVGSYLQNSGFTQVCSLAGGAIAWSRSGYELE; this is encoded by the coding sequence ATGTATTTCAAACAATTAACAACTGAAGGTCTCGGCTGTTACTCATATGTAATCGGCTGTCCCGCCGCAGGAGAAATGCTCATTGTGGACCCACGCAGGGATGTTCAGGAATATCTGGATATTTCCCGCGAAGAGGGCATGAAGATTACCCGGGTAATCAACACTCATGTCCACGCGGACCATGTTGGCGGTGAGCAGGAGCTTAAATCCATTGTCGGAGCGGAACTTTTCATCCATGAAAACGCAGAGGTGGGTTATGAACACAAACCCATCAAAGAAGGCGACACCATCACTGTGGGAGCAGCCAAACTTGATTTCCTGCACACCCCCGGTCACACCCCCAACGCCATCTCTATCATGGTTACCGACATCATGCGCGGCAATGAACCGTGGATGATTCTCACCGGTGACCTGCTTTTTGTGGGGGATATCGGACGCCCGGACCTTCCCGGCGACGAGATTCTCGATGAACAGGTGGCAAATCTCTACGACAGCCTGTACGTCAAACTTGGTAAGCTGCCTGACTATTTGGAAGTTTACCCGGCCCACGGACAGGGGTCTCTTTGCGGTAAGGGCATGAGTGCCAAGCCGAGTACCACGCTGGGGTATGAAAGACGTTACAACCCCATGCTCCAGTTCGAGAACTTCGAGGATTTCAAGGCCAAGGTGCTGGAATCATTCCCCAGCCGCCCAAAATCCTTCACCCACATCATCAATACCAACTTCAAAGGCGCGCCCCTGCTGGAACGCTGCCCCCTTGACCGGGCCATGAACCCGGAAAAATTCAAACAGATGATTGATCAGGGCTGTACAGTTATTGATGTGCGCGACGCTGCCGGCTTCGGTGGTTTCCACATTCCTGGCAGCATCAACATCGGCCTTGAAAAACAACTCGCCAACTGGGTGGGTATGGCTGTTGAACCGGACTCCGACCTGTTGCTGGTGGTCAATTCCAAAGAAGATTACGCCCGTATGTGCACAGAGCTGCACCGCATCGGTTACGACAGGATTTTCGGCTACCTGCACGGCGGCATTTCTGCATGGCTCATGGCCGGATACCCGGTTGAAAATCTGGCCCAGAAATCAGCAAAGCAATTACGCGATGCCATGGCCGAGGGAAAAGACTTCACCCTCCTTGATGTACGCACCCCTGCGGAAATTGCAGGAGGACGAATTAAAGGCTCCATGCACAAACCCTTTGCCAAGGTTCTTGATGAAGGAATTGATGTGGAAAAAAACACCCCGGTCATCGTCATGTGCGGATCAGGATACCGTTCAAATATTGTGGGAAGTTACCTGCAAAACAGTGGCTTCACGCAAGTCTGCTCGCTAGCTGGCGGGGCCATTGCGTGGTCCAGATCAGGCTACGAACTTGAATAA
- a CDS encoding HDOD domain-containing protein, which produces MKIGKQYKLRPDIKEAAAQHVRSLFIQAGNSDLVRLLKKEAFKRVYKQMLADPDSFMPRIFSAEIEPWSGTKPKGPGDFLTGSFVLPSLPQVQIQLQEIIDDPKSTIGDLTEIIGREPKLAAAVLRLANSGLYKLEGKIETPSKAVELLGFEKAGTLALGTASLSLFKRSDDAVLDLVKFWKHSIACGVVAQEIAFIAGLGDPERFFAGGLMHDIGLHVIFESDYSMAVDIFKLACSDGYNLYKAEHEMLGFNHADLGGYILMKWKFPRQLIAAAWGHHNPRKVKTDPDAMVIHVADFIAQALGYELGISPVIGYIDRTAWEKIGITAEQLIEMLPEIRRLIDDVFYIFEE; this is translated from the coding sequence GTGAAAATCGGGAAGCAATATAAATTAAGGCCGGATATCAAAGAAGCAGCTGCGCAACATGTGCGCAGTCTTTTTATTCAGGCCGGGAATTCCGACTTGGTCAGGTTGCTCAAGAAGGAGGCCTTTAAACGTGTCTACAAGCAGATGCTTGCTGATCCTGATTCTTTTATGCCCCGAATTTTCTCTGCTGAAATTGAACCATGGAGCGGGACGAAACCTAAAGGTCCGGGTGATTTTCTTACCGGATCGTTTGTGCTTCCCTCGCTGCCTCAAGTTCAGATTCAGTTGCAGGAAATCATCGATGACCCTAAAAGTACTATTGGAGACCTTACCGAGATAATCGGCAGGGAGCCCAAGCTTGCTGCTGCGGTTTTGCGACTCGCAAACAGCGGCCTTTACAAGCTTGAAGGGAAAATTGAAACTCCGTCAAAAGCCGTTGAACTGCTCGGATTTGAAAAGGCCGGAACTCTTGCCCTTGGAACTGCGTCGTTGAGTTTGTTTAAACGTTCCGATGATGCTGTTCTCGATTTGGTAAAATTTTGGAAACATTCCATAGCCTGCGGAGTTGTGGCGCAGGAAATTGCTTTTATCGCCGGACTTGGAGATCCGGAACGGTTTTTCGCCGGTGGTTTGATGCATGATATCGGGCTGCACGTAATATTTGAAAGCGATTACAGTATGGCAGTGGATATTTTTAAATTGGCCTGTAGCGATGGATATAATCTTTACAAGGCAGAGCATGAGATGCTCGGATTTAACCATGCTGATCTCGGCGGTTATATTCTTATGAAGTGGAAATTTCCCCGGCAGCTGATTGCTGCGGCATGGGGACACCATAATCCGCGCAAGGTGAAAACTGATCCCGATGCCATGGTCATTCACGTGGCTGATTTTATTGCGCAGGCTTTAGGGTACGAATTGGGAATTTCTCCGGTAATCGGATACATTGACCGGACTGCGTGGGAAAAAATCGGCATTACAGCCGAGCAACTTATTGAAATGTTGCCGGAGATTCGAAGATTAATAGATGATGTTTTTTATATTTTTGAGGAATAA